One Leisingera sp. M658 genomic window carries:
- a CDS encoding YeaH/YhbH family protein has translation MHHFIDRRANPKGKSLGNRQRFLRRARENIKERVDQSVRGKSIQSGSGVPDEGEKVTIPTRGLKEPRFFHSSKGGMRRHVLPGNKDFVVGDTIKRPDGGAGEGGRKASEDGDGADEFSFTLTQEEYLEILFEGLELPDLVEKATVETETIGTRRAGLTTAGTPNNLNLVRTMRNSLGRRIALQRPTTKSQRDLEEQIAELEALEERSPPQEAFLAELQKKLEGILRKRKVVGYIDPLDLRYDTFVPEKIRNSRAVVFCLMDVSGSMQEREKDLAKRFFLLLHLFLERCYEHTELVFVRHTHHAQEVDEETFFYARETGGTIVSTALEKMKEIIEERYPPDEWNIYGAQASDGENFGNDSVRCKNLLLNELLPVSQFYAYVEIVDEAAEMLLNNPEAGEDLWQNYRDVKGQAQHFEMQRVSQPGHIYPIFREFFLPKVKGAQYAGS, from the coding sequence ATGCATCATTTCATCGACAGGCGCGCCAATCCGAAGGGCAAGAGCCTCGGGAACCGCCAGCGGTTCCTGCGGCGGGCCCGGGAGAACATTAAAGAACGCGTCGACCAGTCGGTCCGGGGGAAATCGATCCAAAGCGGAAGCGGCGTCCCGGACGAAGGCGAAAAGGTCACTATCCCGACCAGAGGGCTGAAGGAGCCGCGGTTCTTTCACTCTTCCAAGGGCGGCATGCGCCGTCATGTTCTGCCCGGCAACAAGGATTTTGTTGTCGGCGACACCATCAAACGCCCGGACGGCGGTGCGGGCGAGGGCGGCCGCAAGGCCTCCGAGGACGGGGATGGTGCGGACGAATTTTCCTTCACACTCACGCAGGAAGAATACCTGGAAATCCTGTTTGAAGGGCTGGAGCTGCCGGACCTGGTGGAAAAGGCCACGGTGGAGACCGAAACCATCGGCACCCGCCGGGCCGGCCTGACCACTGCGGGCACACCCAACAACCTCAATCTGGTGCGCACCATGCGCAATTCTCTGGGGCGCCGGATCGCGTTGCAGCGTCCGACCACCAAGTCGCAGCGGGACTTGGAAGAGCAGATCGCCGAGCTGGAAGCGCTGGAGGAACGCAGCCCGCCGCAAGAGGCATTTCTGGCCGAATTGCAAAAGAAACTCGAAGGCATTCTCCGCAAGCGCAAGGTCGTCGGCTATATTGACCCGCTGGACCTGCGGTATGATACCTTTGTGCCGGAAAAGATCCGCAATTCCCGTGCGGTGGTATTCTGCCTGATGGATGTCTCAGGCTCCATGCAGGAAAGGGAAAAGGATCTGGCCAAACGGTTCTTCCTGCTGCTGCACCTGTTCCTGGAACGCTGCTATGAGCACACCGAACTGGTGTTTGTGCGGCACACCCATCACGCTCAGGAAGTCGACGAGGAAACCTTCTTCTATGCCCGGGAAACCGGCGGCACCATTGTGTCCACCGCGCTGGAGAAAATGAAGGAGATCATCGAAGAGCGCTATCCGCCGGATGAATGGAACATCTACGGCGCGCAGGCCTCGGATGGCGAGAACTTCGGCAATGACTCGGTGCGTTGCAAAAATCTGCTGCTGAACGAACTGCTGCCGGTCAGCCAGTTTTATGCCTATGTGGAAATCGTCGATGAGGCGGCGGAAATGCTGCTGAACAATCCCGAAGCAGGCGAAGACCTGTGGCAGAACTACCGTGACGTGAAGGGCCAGGCGCAGCATTTTGAAATGCAGCGTGTCTCGCAACCCGGCCACATCTATCCGATTTTCCGGGAGTTCTTCCTCCCCAAGGTGAAAGGGGCGCAGTATGCAGGCAGCTGA
- a CDS encoding ATP-binding cassette domain-containing protein, with the protein MTDTTQNPPRPLSASGKKPVLRAVPVSGTGAPEAMQPANTPAPAPVPAPDANPLPKAPPQDAQPEVGSLLEGAATRIQHRASLIATLAALKGSEVPVSDVAAFLWSETPGDLSLHSLAKALHTTGLQPKILEKQTLNPALWPALAVMSGGQCVLVLSQTEETLTIYDTACADNRTEVPLGEFGPYFTGTVLSARPSLKQMAAKHTPQIDPGHWFWSEFPKYRRQVGEIMLGSLVANILAVSVALFSLQVYDRVVPHQSQATLWVLAVGAFLAIALEAMLKLARARLTDAAGRQIELSVQHNLMRRLIGMRSDKKPLPPSGLFAAMRDFGSVREFFTSSTISTLADIPFIAVFLLLVASIAGPVVWVIVAGGVLMLLPAYFMQKKMIALTRQTQGANAKAGRLLHEVVTELDTVKTQRGEERVLRLWDELNTLSSHSATEQRKLSSALTYWSQGVQQATYITAVVLGTLLVFAGEFTVGTIIATGILTSRTLAPLTQFAGTLARWSNVKAALEGLDAIAQAPQEKEKERTYLRRQKIEGRFDLREILFRYEDDAAPTLDVQAVAVTPGQRVAVLGVNGSGKSTLLKLLSGLYAPDHGRILLDGTDMAQIDPRDLRANIGYLSQDVRLFAGTLRDNLNLNQLERDDDRLMEALEFAGLGAHVRNHHKGLDLEISDGGHGLSIGQRQSIGWAQLWLQDPSVVLLDEPTAALDQTLERTLVSRLETWLDGRTAVIATHRMPILSLTNRTLILQSGRMVVDGPRDQVLAHLAAGEGK; encoded by the coding sequence TTGACCGACACGACCCAAAATCCGCCCCGCCCGCTGTCCGCTTCCGGCAAAAAGCCGGTGCTGCGGGCGGTGCCTGTATCCGGAACCGGAGCACCGGAGGCGATGCAGCCGGCCAACACGCCCGCCCCTGCGCCCGTCCCCGCTCCGGACGCCAATCCGCTGCCAAAAGCCCCGCCGCAGGACGCCCAGCCTGAAGTCGGCTCGTTGCTGGAGGGCGCAGCAACGCGCATTCAGCACCGCGCCAGCCTGATTGCCACCCTGGCCGCTCTGAAGGGCAGCGAAGTGCCGGTCAGCGACGTCGCCGCCTTTCTGTGGAGTGAAACACCGGGCGACCTGTCGCTGCATTCACTGGCCAAGGCGTTGCACACGACCGGGCTGCAGCCGAAGATCCTGGAAAAGCAAACCTTGAACCCGGCCCTCTGGCCTGCGCTTGCGGTCATGTCCGGCGGCCAATGCGTGCTGGTGCTGAGCCAGACCGAAGAAACACTGACCATCTACGACACCGCCTGCGCGGACAACCGCACCGAAGTGCCGCTGGGTGAATTCGGCCCCTATTTCACCGGCACCGTGCTGTCGGCCCGCCCCTCGCTGAAGCAGATGGCGGCGAAACACACACCGCAGATCGACCCCGGCCATTGGTTCTGGAGCGAGTTTCCGAAATACCGCCGCCAGGTGGGCGAGATCATGCTGGGATCGCTGGTCGCCAACATCCTGGCGGTTTCGGTCGCGCTGTTCTCGCTTCAGGTCTACGACCGCGTAGTGCCGCATCAGTCGCAAGCCACACTGTGGGTGCTTGCAGTCGGTGCCTTTTTGGCAATTGCGCTGGAGGCGATGCTGAAGCTGGCCCGCGCCCGGCTGACCGATGCCGCCGGCCGCCAGATCGAGCTGTCGGTGCAGCACAACCTGATGCGCCGCCTGATCGGCATGCGCTCGGACAAGAAGCCGCTGCCGCCGTCCGGCCTGTTTGCCGCGATGCGCGATTTCGGCTCGGTACGGGAGTTCTTTACCTCCTCCACCATCTCCACCCTGGCCGATATCCCGTTTATCGCGGTCTTCCTGCTGCTGGTTGCCTCCATCGCTGGGCCGGTGGTCTGGGTGATTGTCGCGGGCGGCGTTCTGATGCTGCTGCCTGCCTATTTCATGCAGAAGAAGATGATCGCCCTGACCCGCCAGACCCAGGGCGCCAATGCCAAGGCCGGGCGGCTGCTGCATGAGGTGGTGACGGAACTCGACACCGTCAAAACCCAGCGCGGCGAGGAACGGGTGCTGCGGCTGTGGGATGAGCTGAACACGCTGTCCTCCCATTCCGCGACTGAGCAGCGCAAGCTGTCCAGCGCCCTCACCTATTGGTCGCAAGGGGTGCAGCAGGCCACCTATATCACCGCTGTGGTGCTGGGCACGCTGCTGGTTTTCGCGGGTGAATTCACCGTCGGCACCATTATCGCCACCGGCATCCTGACCAGCCGCACCTTGGCACCGCTGACGCAATTTGCCGGCACTTTGGCGCGCTGGAGCAACGTCAAGGCCGCACTCGAAGGGCTGGATGCGATTGCACAGGCGCCGCAGGAGAAGGAGAAGGAACGCACCTACCTGCGCCGTCAGAAAATCGAGGGCCGGTTCGACCTGCGCGAGATCCTGTTTCGCTATGAGGACGACGCCGCACCGACGCTGGATGTGCAGGCGGTGGCAGTTACCCCCGGTCAGCGGGTTGCGGTGCTGGGTGTCAATGGCTCAGGCAAATCCACCCTTCTCAAGCTGCTGTCGGGGCTTTATGCGCCCGATCATGGCCGGATCCTGCTGGATGGCACTGACATGGCGCAGATCGACCCGCGCGACCTGCGCGCAAACATTGGATATCTCAGCCAGGACGTGCGCCTGTTTGCCGGCACCCTGCGCGACAACTTGAACCTTAACCAGCTGGAGCGTGATGACGACCGGCTGATGGAAGCGCTGGAGTTTGCCGGCCTCGGCGCCCATGTGCGCAACCACCACAAGGGTCTGGATCTGGAAATCAGCGATGGCGGCCATGGTCTGTCGATCGGCCAGCGCCAATCCATCGGCTGGGCACAGCTGTGGCTGCAGGATCCTTCGGTGGTACTGCTGGACGAGCCCACCGCTGCGTTGGACCAAACACTGGAGCGTACCCTTGTCAGCCGCCTGGAAACCTGGCTGGACGGCCGCACCGCTGTGATCGCCACCCACCGGATGCCAATCCTATCACTGACCAACCGCACCCTGATCCTGCAATCGGGCCGGATGGTTGTGGACGGGCCGCGGGACCAGGTCCTGGCCCATCTGGCCGCTGGAGAGGGCAAATGA
- a CDS encoding PrkA family serine protein kinase, with protein MKDIAELFAEQYGETREQEMPLQDYLNACRDDPSMYANVAERMLKAIGEEELVDTSKDARLGPIFQNRTIKRYSAFHDFYGMEDTIERIVGYFRHAAQGLEERKQILYLLGPVGGGKSSLAERLKRLVEEQPIYVLKAGDQISPIFESPLGLFDPVRMGKVLEEEYGIVQHRLPGLMSPWAVQRLDEFEGDINKFSVVRMYPSRLRRICVAKVEPGDENNQDISTLVGKVDIRQLEHFSQDNPDAYSFSGGLNRASQGVLEFVEMFKAPIKMLHPLLTATQEGNYMGTESFGAIPFNGLILAHSNESEWQSFKNNKNNEAFIDRVSIVKVPYCLRVSDESSIYEKLIEFSELRDAPCAPETLKILSRFSVLTRLKPHENSNLYSKMRVYDGESLKDTDPKAKTVQEYQDRAGVDEGMNGISTRFAFKVLSTTFNFDTDEVAADPVHLMYVLEQMIKREQFPQETEQKYLEFIKTELAPRYEEFIGNEIQKAYLESYTEYGQNVFDRYISYADAWIEEQDYKDPDTGQLYNREVLDAELSKIEKPVGIANPKDFRNEVVKFALRHRANTGRNPAWNSYEKLRDVIEKHMFSQVEELLPVISFGSKKDSKTEGKHQEFVERMRSHGYTDRQVRRLVEWYMRVNKAG; from the coding sequence ATGAAAGACATTGCCGAACTTTTTGCAGAGCAGTACGGCGAAACCCGCGAGCAGGAGATGCCGCTGCAGGATTATTTGAACGCCTGCCGCGACGATCCAAGCATGTACGCCAACGTCGCCGAGAGGATGTTGAAGGCAATTGGCGAAGAGGAACTGGTAGACACGTCCAAGGACGCGCGGCTCGGGCCGATCTTTCAGAACCGGACAATCAAGCGCTACAGCGCTTTCCACGACTTCTACGGCATGGAAGACACCATCGAACGGATCGTCGGCTATTTCCGCCACGCCGCGCAAGGCCTGGAAGAGCGAAAGCAGATCCTTTATCTCTTGGGCCCGGTCGGCGGCGGTAAATCGTCTCTGGCGGAGCGGCTGAAGCGCCTGGTCGAAGAACAGCCGATCTATGTGCTGAAAGCCGGCGATCAGATCTCGCCGATTTTCGAAAGTCCGCTGGGCCTGTTTGATCCTGTCCGCATGGGCAAGGTTCTGGAAGAGGAATACGGCATTGTCCAGCACCGGCTGCCGGGGCTGATGTCGCCTTGGGCCGTCCAGCGGCTGGATGAATTTGAAGGCGATATCAACAAGTTTTCTGTTGTTCGCATGTACCCTTCCCGCCTGCGCCGCATCTGCGTGGCCAAAGTGGAGCCGGGTGATGAGAACAATCAGGACATCTCTACGCTGGTTGGCAAGGTTGATATCCGCCAGCTGGAGCATTTCAGCCAGGACAACCCGGATGCCTACAGCTTCTCCGGCGGGTTGAACCGGGCGAGCCAGGGTGTTCTGGAATTTGTCGAGATGTTCAAGGCGCCGATCAAGATGCTGCACCCGCTGCTGACGGCGACCCAGGAAGGCAACTATATGGGCACCGAAAGCTTTGGTGCGATCCCCTTTAACGGCCTGATCCTGGCGCACTCCAACGAGAGCGAATGGCAGTCGTTCAAGAATAACAAGAACAACGAGGCCTTCATCGACCGGGTGTCTATCGTCAAGGTGCCGTATTGCCTGCGGGTCTCGGATGAATCCTCAATCTACGAAAAACTGATCGAGTTCAGCGAATTGCGGGATGCGCCCTGTGCGCCGGAGACGCTGAAGATTCTTAGCCGCTTCTCGGTGCTGACCCGCCTGAAGCCGCATGAGAACTCAAACCTTTACTCCAAGATGCGGGTCTATGACGGCGAAAGCCTGAAGGACACCGACCCCAAAGCCAAGACCGTGCAGGAGTATCAGGACCGCGCCGGCGTGGACGAAGGGATGAACGGCATCTCAACCCGCTTCGCCTTCAAGGTGCTGTCCACTACTTTCAACTTCGACACGGACGAAGTGGCAGCGGATCCGGTGCATCTGATGTATGTGCTGGAGCAGATGATCAAGCGCGAGCAGTTTCCGCAGGAGACCGAGCAGAAGTACCTTGAGTTCATCAAGACGGAACTGGCGCCGCGTTATGAAGAGTTCATCGGCAACGAAATTCAGAAGGCGTACCTCGAAAGCTATACGGAGTACGGCCAGAACGTCTTTGACCGCTATATCTCCTACGCTGATGCCTGGATCGAAGAGCAGGATTACAAGGATCCTGATACCGGTCAGCTCTATAACCGCGAAGTGCTGGATGCGGAGCTTTCAAAGATCGAAAAGCCGGTTGGCATCGCCAATCCCAAGGACTTCCGCAACGAGGTCGTGAAATTTGCTCTGCGCCATCGCGCAAACACCGGCAGAAACCCGGCCTGGAACTCCTATGAAAAGCTGCGCGATGTGATTGAAAAACACATGTTCAGCCAGGTCGAGGAGCTGCTTCCGGTGATCAGTTTCGGCAGCAAGAAGGACAGCAAGACCGAAGGCAAACATCAGGAGTTCGTCGAGCGTATGCGCAGCCATGGCTATACCGACCGCCAAGTGCGGCGTCTGGTCGAATGGTACATGCGCGTTAACAAGGCGGGCTAA
- a CDS encoding Ig-like domain-containing protein, which yields MSTVAFITRDMAGTTQHGNFSEGTPARIDAAHAKDISLNLSPADVESYSRQGGNLHITLADGQELVIENYYSYGSSGGKNLFLSQDGEFTEVVLEDKSSGMLFATYEPLDLTGKWSAYDEMVFLDVDRIEPVVAPLAAPLFGGLGAAGAAAGVVGAAVIAGGGGGDGGEGTGGIVPTVDNPDASYPVSDSTTEPVVITGTGAPGSDVTVNVGTSTATTTVDDDGNWSVSFPVDDLPEDGNYDTTVHVVDPNGTEFDLDGPAVVIDTVATVGLDEGQAGGDDMINAAEAADGVTLTGTAEAGATVEVTFQGVTRTVTATESGTWSADFAASEIASGEYDSEVSVTATDTFGNTDSVTGTIRVDTTTAVDIDNGQAGGDDIVSNAEATAGLTLTGTGEAGASVSVTVEGVTRTATVDADGNWAADFEAGSLPAGEYDTTVSVTSTDEAGNTATATADLHVDTVVDPLTLNSGSIEGDNIVNETERSDGVTLTGTVEPGSTVVVQLGDATETATVDADGNWSASFAAADIAEGSYDAAVVVSATDAVGNTSEITDTLAIDTEVVPFTSDSVTDDDVVSLAESAAGLSMSGTVEPGSAVQVTIQGVTRDALVDADGNWTAEFEPGDLREGTYEATAEITATDPAGNTQTLTEGFSVDTEYDAPNIGDVISTGTSVSGVFSDDFEAGDTIHELTSTGSVSDVSGTETDLGNGQTLYDFDADVPDGSHLVVNRVDDAGNSSGTMVVLEDGAGASVLDHSGLSQFNIDELNLVHADAVDLTLTEADINALSGNSDKLTVHGEADDTLTITGATAAGTETVDGETYNVYTIGDDGTTLSVDEDVNVVI from the coding sequence ATGAGCACGGTCGCATTTATTACCCGCGATATGGCGGGCACTACACAGCATGGGAACTTTTCCGAAGGCACCCCGGCACGTATTGACGCCGCCCATGCCAAGGATATCTCGCTGAACCTCAGCCCTGCTGATGTCGAAAGCTATTCCCGCCAGGGCGGCAACCTGCACATCACCCTGGCCGATGGCCAGGAACTGGTGATTGAGAACTACTATTCCTACGGCTCATCCGGCGGGAAGAACCTGTTCCTCAGCCAGGACGGCGAATTCACCGAAGTTGTCCTGGAAGACAAATCCAGCGGCATGCTCTTTGCCACATACGAGCCGCTGGATCTGACCGGAAAGTGGAGCGCCTACGATGAGATGGTGTTCCTGGACGTTGACCGCATCGAACCGGTGGTTGCACCGCTGGCCGCGCCGCTGTTCGGCGGGCTGGGTGCGGCCGGGGCCGCGGCGGGCGTCGTTGGTGCGGCTGTAATTGCCGGCGGAGGCGGCGGTGACGGCGGCGAAGGGACAGGTGGCATTGTGCCAACGGTCGACAACCCCGATGCCAGCTACCCGGTTTCTGACTCCACCACCGAACCGGTGGTTATCACCGGCACCGGTGCGCCTGGATCCGATGTGACTGTCAATGTCGGAACCTCCACAGCCACCACAACCGTTGATGACGACGGCAATTGGAGCGTCAGCTTCCCGGTCGATGATCTGCCGGAGGACGGCAATTATGACACAACTGTGCATGTGGTTGACCCGAACGGGACTGAGTTCGATCTGGATGGCCCCGCCGTCGTAATCGACACGGTTGCCACTGTCGGCCTCGACGAGGGCCAGGCAGGCGGCGACGACATGATCAATGCCGCCGAAGCAGCTGATGGCGTTACCCTGACCGGAACCGCCGAAGCGGGCGCCACAGTGGAAGTCACTTTTCAGGGTGTGACCCGGACGGTTACCGCAACCGAAAGCGGGACTTGGAGCGCTGACTTTGCAGCTTCGGAAATTGCCTCCGGGGAATACGACTCAGAAGTCAGCGTCACCGCGACCGATACTTTCGGCAATACGGACAGCGTCACCGGCACAATTCGCGTAGACACGACCACGGCCGTAGACATCGACAATGGACAAGCGGGCGGTGATGACATTGTCAGCAACGCCGAAGCTACCGCTGGTCTGACATTGACCGGAACCGGCGAGGCCGGCGCAAGTGTCAGCGTCACCGTTGAGGGCGTGACCCGCACCGCAACCGTGGATGCAGACGGCAACTGGGCCGCAGACTTCGAAGCCGGCTCCCTGCCTGCCGGTGAATACGACACCACTGTCAGCGTGACCTCCACCGACGAAGCCGGCAACACGGCAACCGCCACGGCGGATCTGCATGTGGACACTGTGGTCGATCCCCTCACCCTGAATTCCGGCAGCATCGAAGGCGACAATATCGTCAACGAGACCGAACGCAGCGACGGGGTGACCCTGACCGGCACGGTTGAGCCCGGCTCGACGGTTGTTGTGCAACTGGGTGATGCAACCGAAACTGCCACAGTTGATGCCGATGGCAATTGGAGCGCATCCTTTGCTGCCGCTGACATTGCTGAGGGCAGCTACGATGCAGCGGTGGTTGTGTCCGCCACGGACGCCGTGGGCAATACGTCGGAAATCACTGACACTCTGGCCATCGACACCGAGGTGGTGCCTTTCACCTCGGACAGCGTGACCGATGATGATGTGGTGAGCCTCGCGGAAAGTGCTGCGGGCCTCTCGATGTCCGGCACCGTCGAACCCGGATCGGCAGTACAAGTCACCATTCAAGGTGTAACCCGGGACGCGCTGGTGGATGCGGACGGCAACTGGACTGCCGAGTTTGAACCCGGCGATCTGCGCGAAGGCACCTATGAGGCCACAGCCGAAATTACGGCCACCGACCCGGCAGGCAACACGCAGACCCTGACCGAGGGCTTCAGCGTCGACACCGAATACGATGCCCCCAACATTGGCGACGTGATCAGCACCGGCACCAGTGTCAGCGGTGTTTTCAGCGACGATTTCGAGGCCGGCGACACAATCCATGAGCTGACCAGCACAGGCAGTGTCTCGGATGTCAGCGGCACCGAAACCGATCTTGGCAACGGCCAGACCCTGTACGACTTCGATGCAGACGTGCCGGACGGCTCGCATCTTGTTGTGAACCGGGTGGATGACGCCGGCAACAGCTCTGGCACAATGGTGGTGCTCGAAGACGGCGCCGGCGCATCTGTGCTGGATCATTCGGGCCTCTCGCAGTTCAACATCGACGAGCTGAACCTGGTTCATGCCGACGCCGTCGATCTGACCCTGACCGAGGCCGATATCAATGCGCTGTCAGGCAATTCCGACAAGCTCACTGTGCATGGGGAAGCTGACGACACGCTCACCATAACCGGGGCAACCGCCGCGGGAACCGAGACTGTCGATGGCGAGACGTACAATGTCTATACAATCGGCGATGACGGCACCACGCTGTCCGTGGATGAAGACGTCAACGTTGTGATCTGA
- a CDS encoding TolC family protein — MQPGRFFCAIAVTCSLSACAHTLPFGGGESAETAPRSNFAQSGEASSEVIHKLMERRSLLAQDSAYGQVAEAAIAASSRAAEAELIGAKLRAEAASKNWLPTLGPSVSLTDLGDLVAGLLIEQVLFDNGRRKAERAFAAADVEVAAVSLSEDMNSRVETAVGLYAAALRGDEKAAYGNRALRRMQEFRRIVQGRVDGGVSDRADLNVVDSKISGIRTATATARDAAATARAELQAMTGQSFAQKPSHLGIATPPEQVQFLAVLKASAEADRTIAQAKSGRAGLLPQIAASGNVTSDGSGAGLTLGVGQPLGLGTPAAIQALEATKEAATRQIGETEEIARRTYSRQVQQIASYQRQEGETAALVRRSRETYGLFQKQFEAGQRPVMEVIQVYEELVRREQAYIDAKYEAVLIQLQLARDLGLLADGDKI; from the coding sequence ATGCAACCGGGACGCTTTTTTTGCGCCATCGCAGTGACGTGCAGCCTGTCGGCTTGCGCCCATACGCTGCCGTTCGGCGGCGGAGAAAGCGCAGAAACCGCGCCGCGCAGCAATTTCGCACAATCCGGCGAGGCCTCCTCCGAGGTGATCCACAAGCTGATGGAGCGCCGCTCCTTGCTGGCGCAGGACAGCGCCTATGGGCAAGTGGCCGAGGCCGCAATTGCCGCCTCTTCCCGCGCTGCCGAAGCAGAGCTGATCGGCGCCAAGCTGCGCGCCGAGGCGGCCTCAAAGAACTGGCTGCCAACCCTTGGCCCATCCGTCAGCCTGACCGATCTGGGGGATTTGGTGGCCGGCCTGCTGATTGAGCAGGTCCTGTTTGACAATGGCCGCCGCAAGGCCGAACGCGCCTTTGCCGCCGCCGATGTCGAAGTGGCCGCCGTCAGCCTGTCCGAGGACATGAACAGCCGCGTCGAAACCGCTGTCGGGCTGTATGCAGCGGCATTGCGCGGCGATGAAAAGGCCGCCTATGGCAACCGCGCCCTGCGCCGGATGCAGGAATTCCGCCGCATCGTGCAGGGCCGTGTCGACGGCGGCGTGTCGGACCGCGCCGACCTCAATGTGGTGGACAGCAAGATCAGCGGCATCCGCACGGCTACGGCCACCGCCCGTGACGCCGCCGCCACCGCACGCGCGGAATTGCAGGCGATGACCGGCCAGTCCTTTGCGCAGAAACCCTCGCATCTGGGCATAGCCACGCCGCCGGAGCAGGTGCAGTTCCTGGCCGTGCTGAAGGCCAGCGCCGAAGCGGACCGCACCATTGCCCAAGCCAAGTCCGGCCGCGCCGGGCTGCTGCCCCAGATTGCGGCCTCGGGCAATGTGACCTCCGACGGATCCGGTGCCGGGCTGACGCTGGGCGTTGGCCAGCCGCTGGGATTGGGCACACCCGCCGCCATTCAAGCGCTGGAGGCCACCAAGGAGGCCGCCACCCGCCAGATTGGCGAGACCGAAGAGATTGCCCGCCGCACCTACAGCCGCCAGGTCCAGCAAATTGCATCCTATCAGCGCCAGGAGGGCGAGACCGCCGCGCTGGTGCGCCGCAGCCGCGAGACCTACGGCCTGTTCCAAAAACAGTTCGAAGCGGGCCAGCGCCCGGTGATGGAGGTGATCCAGGTCTACGAAGAGCTGGTGCGCCGAGAACAAGCCTATATCGACGCGAAATATGAGGCGGTGCTGATTCAGCTGCAGCTGGCACGCGACCTGGGGCTGCTGGCCGATGGGGACAAGATTTGA
- a CDS encoding SpoVR family protein — MQAAEKARKPLFDGPEWTFELMETARDAIEEIALGDLGLDVYPNQIEIISAEQMLDAYSCVGLPLMYQHWSFGKHFARDEALYRTGRQGLAYEIVINSNPCISYNMEENTMAMQTLVMAHAAFGHNHFFKNNYLFQQWTDAAGIHDYLAFAKNYIAACEERYGPCAVEEILDAAHALQSQGVFRYGRPPKPTAEELVAMQKVREGYESSQSVLDIWTDTTLGRDKLELVEDADFSARRKQMNLPQENVLYFLEKHSPVLEAWQCELLRIVRMLAQYFYPQKQTKVMNEGCATFVHYYIINKLFEQGQITEGAFMEIMHSHTNVVLQPEFDDPRFSGLNPYALGFAMMQDIRRICQDPTDEDREWFPDFAGDPDWRKVMRDAWANYRDESFIQQFLSPHLIRKFKLFTLTNDADLPNLVVSQIHNRAGYKAIRRDLAKQYDLAYLEPDIQVTDADLRGDRELKLTHTVRDGIHLDEEDQEEVLKHLRRLWGYDVSLDAVETAFEN, encoded by the coding sequence ATGCAGGCAGCTGAAAAGGCGCGCAAGCCGTTGTTCGACGGGCCGGAATGGACCTTTGAATTGATGGAAACAGCGCGCGACGCGATTGAGGAGATCGCGCTGGGCGACCTTGGGCTGGATGTTTATCCCAATCAGATCGAAATCATTTCGGCTGAGCAGATGCTTGATGCCTATTCCTGTGTCGGCCTGCCGCTGATGTATCAGCATTGGTCATTCGGCAAGCATTTCGCCCGCGACGAGGCACTGTACCGCACTGGCCGCCAGGGTCTGGCCTATGAAATCGTCATCAATTCCAACCCCTGCATCAGCTACAACATGGAAGAAAACACCATGGCGATGCAGACGCTGGTGATGGCGCATGCGGCATTCGGGCATAACCATTTCTTCAAGAACAATTATTTGTTTCAGCAGTGGACAGATGCCGCTGGTATTCATGATTACTTGGCTTTTGCCAAGAATTACATCGCCGCTTGCGAGGAACGGTATGGCCCTTGTGCGGTCGAAGAGATTCTGGACGCGGCCCATGCGCTGCAATCCCAAGGCGTGTTCCGCTACGGACGCCCGCCCAAGCCGACCGCGGAAGAGCTGGTGGCGATGCAAAAGGTGCGCGAAGGGTATGAAAGCAGCCAAAGCGTGCTGGATATCTGGACCGACACAACCCTGGGCCGCGACAAGCTGGAACTGGTCGAGGATGCTGATTTCAGTGCGCGCCGCAAGCAGATGAATCTGCCGCAGGAGAACGTGCTTTATTTCCTGGAAAAGCACAGCCCGGTGCTGGAGGCCTGGCAGTGTGAGCTGCTGCGCATCGTGCGGATGCTGGCGCAGTATTTTTACCCGCAGAAACAGACCAAAGTGATGAACGAGGGCTGCGCGACCTTCGTGCATTACTACATCATTAACAAGCTTTTTGAGCAGGGCCAAATCACCGAAGGCGCCTTTATGGAGATTATGCACAGCCACACCAATGTGGTGCTGCAGCCGGAATTTGACGATCCGCGTTTCTCCGGTCTTAATCCTTATGCGCTGGGGTTTGCGATGATGCAGGACATCCGCCGGATCTGTCAGGACCCGACTGATGAGGACCGCGAATGGTTCCCCGATTTCGCCGGTGATCCCGACTGGCGGAAAGTGATGCGCGATGCATGGGCGAATTACCGCGATGAGAGCTTTATCCAGCAGTTCCTGTCGCCGCATCTGATCCGTAAGTTCAAGCTGTTCACGCTGACCAATGACGCCGACCTGCCCAACCTGGTGGTGAGCCAGATCCATAACCGCGCGGGATACAAGGCGATCCGCCGCGATTTGGCAAAACAGTATGATCTGGCTTACTTGGAACCTGATATTCAGGTGACAGACGCGGATCTGCGCGGTGACCGGGAATTGAAGCTGACCCATACTGTGCGGGATGGCATTCATTTGGATGAGGAGGATCAGGAAGAGGTGCTGAAGCACTTGCGCCGTCTTTGGGGGTATGATGTCAGCTTGGACGCGGTGGAGACCGCCTTCGAAAACTGA